From a region of the Paenibacillus segetis genome:
- a CDS encoding chemotaxis protein CheX has translation MTDLTHPFFKATQEVFRLMLDLDIKKTPPEQLSELKNKAVNVSIGIIGDLEGKIEYCIPESITLEIVRILSGMEMKELDDFVTSAISEVVNIISGNAMTGLFDHQVQCDIQPPSIEYTDTCTIQNKSDKVLTLETSIGQLHVDIQLVRKVA, from the coding sequence ATGACGGATTTGACCCATCCTTTTTTCAAGGCAACCCAGGAAGTGTTTCGACTGATGCTCGATCTAGACATTAAGAAGACGCCACCGGAGCAGCTTTCAGAGTTGAAGAATAAGGCCGTAAACGTCAGTATCGGAATCATCGGCGATTTGGAAGGAAAGATTGAATATTGCATACCTGAGAGCATAACTCTGGAAATTGTCCGAATTCTCTCTGGAATGGAGATGAAGGAGCTAGATGATTTCGTCACCTCGGCCATTTCCGAGGTCGTGAACATCATTAGCGGCAATGCAATGACCGGCTTGTTCGATCACCAGGTACAATGCGATATCCAGCCGCCATCCATCGAATATACCGATACATGCACTATTCAGAACAAATCAGACAAAGTACTCACGCTTGAAACCAGCATCGGTCAGCTTCATGTCGACATTCAGCTTGTAAGAAAAGTCGCATAA
- a CDS encoding bacteriohemerythrin encodes MMWKDKYTLGVDLIDKQHMELFERVESFLLVLRSKEPWEHKVQKVKETLEFMKEYVVKHFHDEECYQRSVGYPDCNRHCEIHAEFTSEVQEFVKLFEAQGYEEPLVQKFAGKLVAWLINHVAATDQKIADYIHRLEVEV; translated from the coding sequence ATGATGTGGAAGGACAAGTATACGCTCGGCGTTGACTTGATCGACAAGCAACATATGGAACTGTTTGAGCGAGTCGAAAGCTTTTTGCTCGTACTTCGCTCTAAAGAACCGTGGGAGCATAAGGTTCAGAAGGTGAAGGAAACACTTGAATTTATGAAGGAGTACGTAGTGAAGCATTTTCACGACGAAGAGTGCTATCAGAGAAGTGTAGGTTACCCCGATTGTAATCGACATTGTGAGATCCATGCGGAATTTACCTCCGAGGTTCAGGAATTCGTGAAATTGTTCGAGGCACAGGGCTATGAGGAACCTCTCGTGCAGAAATTCGCAGGCAAGCTGGTTGCCTGGTTGATTAACCACGTGGCCGCCACCGACCAGAAGATTGCCGATTATATCCACCGGTTGGAGGTAGAAGTATGA
- a CDS encoding sugar O-acetyltransferase: MKTEKQKMLDGELYIAADPELTKEREHARRITRVYNQTAETDNELRTKLLKELFGSTGNNLYMEPNIRFDYGYNIYVGENFYANFDCTILDVCEVHIGDNCLIGPGVHIYTASHPLNPFERSAGPEYGKPVTIGNNVWIGGRAVINPGVNIGNNVVIASGAVVTKDVPDNMIVGGNPAKIIKQIEL, from the coding sequence ATGAAAACAGAAAAACAAAAAATGTTAGATGGAGAACTATATATTGCCGCTGATCCTGAGTTAACGAAAGAAAGAGAACATGCCAGAAGAATTACAAGAGTCTATAATCAGACGGCGGAGACCGATAATGAACTGCGTACAAAGTTGCTCAAAGAACTGTTTGGATCAACAGGTAACAATCTGTACATGGAACCCAATATCCGCTTTGATTACGGATACAACATCTATGTAGGTGAAAATTTCTATGCTAATTTTGATTGCACGATCTTGGATGTCTGTGAGGTACACATTGGAGATAACTGCCTCATTGGTCCAGGCGTTCATATTTATACAGCATCTCATCCACTCAACCCATTCGAACGAAGCGCTGGACCGGAATACGGCAAACCAGTAACGATCGGGAACAATGTATGGATAGGTGGTCGTGCAGTGATTAATCCGGGTGTTAACATTGGCAATAATGTCGTTATCGCTTCTGGAGCGGTGGTTACCAAGGATGTACCTGATAATATGATTGTTGGTGGCAATCCAGCCAAAATCATTAAACAAATCGAACTATAA
- a CDS encoding ROK family transcriptional regulator — MSDLLTNPKDMKKMIFQNVRSALLELGDATKVELSQKLGISFPTISKFLSQMEREGEITLSGIDDSSGGRRAKRYRYNPEFMLGLAIFLERNETNYTVFNCLGELVEQGKTPSVLMEDVQSVTKHIEEIVEKHPKIRSIAIGVPGSVKNGQIIYIPCYKPFDQFDLKGHFEDHFSIPVVVENDMNAAVLGYHNSNKSKDNSSLIYLYLGQNGPGAGIIVNGNLVRGSTFFSGEVSFVPQYDDRNFSEALQSQKVDAISRLVATFSAVINPHTIIFNHEEIDDSAIKQIAGKSGLYIPGEHLPELVISDWQQDYLSGLQSLGLDLMISGLSMNKQRGE; from the coding sequence ATGAGTGATTTATTGACCAATCCAAAAGATATGAAGAAAATGATCTTTCAAAACGTTCGCTCCGCTCTTTTAGAGCTAGGAGATGCAACAAAAGTTGAACTAAGTCAAAAGCTAGGAATCAGTTTCCCAACCATTAGTAAGTTCCTCTCTCAGATGGAGAGGGAAGGGGAGATTACGTTATCCGGGATTGACGATTCAAGCGGTGGGAGAAGAGCTAAGAGATATAGATATAACCCAGAATTTATGCTGGGATTAGCTATATTTTTGGAGAGGAATGAAACCAACTATACGGTATTTAATTGTCTGGGAGAATTAGTAGAACAGGGGAAGACTCCGAGTGTCCTAATGGAGGACGTGCAGAGTGTAACTAAACACATTGAAGAGATTGTGGAGAAACATCCAAAAATCCGTTCTATTGCAATTGGCGTACCCGGTTCGGTCAAGAATGGTCAGATCATTTATATACCTTGCTATAAGCCATTTGATCAATTTGATTTAAAAGGGCATTTTGAGGACCACTTTTCCATTCCAGTTGTCGTGGAGAATGATATGAACGCTGCGGTTCTGGGGTATCACAATAGCAACAAGAGTAAAGATAATTCGTCCTTGATCTATTTGTATCTTGGTCAGAATGGTCCAGGGGCCGGTATTATCGTCAATGGGAACCTAGTGCGAGGGAGCACATTTTTCTCAGGGGAGGTATCCTTTGTTCCGCAATATGATGATCGGAATTTCTCGGAAGCTTTACAAAGCCAAAAAGTTGACGCGATTAGTCGGTTGGTAGCAACGTTCTCCGCCGTAATTAACCCTCACACTATTATTTTTAATCACGAGGAAATAGACGATTCTGCAATCAAACAAATTGCGGGTAAGAGTGGCCTATATATTCCGGGAGAGCATCTTCCAGAGCTTGTAATAAGTGACTGGCAACAAGATTATTTATCCGGATTACAGAGCCTGGGGCTTGACCTGATGATTTCTGGATTAAGTATGAACAAACAACGAGGAGAATGA
- a CDS encoding MFS transporter: protein MATFFLIIIYLAFISLGLPDSMLGSAWPVMQSELGAPLEMAGWLFMVIAAGTIVSSLTSGAILKRFGTGKVTLVSCIMTAVALLGFAFAPSFVWLFLCAIPLGLGAGSVDAGLNNYVAANYKAHHMNWLHCFWGVGATLGPVIMAQFISGQNGWRHGYSTVSMIQFGLVIILALTLPLWKRVERISNVTSIEDGKDGIDAFEDSSIESVKPLQIKGVKLALVSLFFFSGVEATVGLWGSSFLVNVKDLPASVAAQWVSLYYGGITAGRFIAGFITFKISNRMLIRGGQIIALSGALLLLLPLPSIFSLVGFMIIGLGLAPIYPCMLHETPVRFGRKHSQSIMGYQMALAYTGTTLIPPLFGLIATNSTVGIFPIYVVGCAAAMFLFSEQLNVFLRKKSTSEGKSTGAIEL from the coding sequence ATGGCTACTTTCTTTTTAATTATTATTTACTTGGCTTTCATTAGCTTGGGATTACCTGATTCCATGTTAGGTTCTGCATGGCCCGTGATGCAATCTGAACTGGGAGCACCACTGGAGATGGCTGGTTGGCTGTTTATGGTCATCGCTGCGGGTACCATCGTATCTAGTTTGACAAGTGGAGCAATATTGAAACGATTTGGAACGGGCAAAGTTACACTGGTGAGCTGCATTATGACCGCAGTTGCATTATTAGGTTTTGCTTTCGCTCCTTCCTTTGTATGGTTATTTCTCTGCGCTATTCCTCTTGGATTAGGAGCAGGTTCTGTAGATGCGGGGCTCAACAACTACGTTGCTGCAAATTATAAAGCACATCATATGAACTGGTTACATTGTTTCTGGGGAGTAGGGGCTACACTTGGTCCTGTCATTATGGCTCAATTTATTTCGGGGCAAAACGGTTGGAGACATGGGTACTCTACGGTTTCCATGATTCAGTTTGGACTCGTGATCATTCTTGCTTTGACGCTTCCACTATGGAAACGAGTAGAGAGGATCAGCAATGTTACTTCAATTGAGGATGGAAAAGATGGAATCGATGCTTTTGAGGACAGTTCTATCGAATCAGTAAAACCATTGCAAATAAAAGGGGTCAAGCTGGCTTTAGTGTCTTTATTCTTCTTTAGCGGTGTTGAAGCTACCGTAGGCTTGTGGGGAAGCAGCTTTCTGGTGAATGTAAAAGATTTACCTGCATCAGTAGCAGCCCAATGGGTTTCCCTTTATTACGGGGGGATCACTGCGGGTCGATTTATCGCCGGATTTATTACATTCAAGATCAGTAACCGTATGCTCATTCGGGGAGGACAGATCATCGCCCTTAGCGGCGCATTGCTTCTACTTCTGCCATTACCGTCCATTTTTTCACTTGTCGGTTTTATGATCATAGGACTGGGTCTTGCTCCTATTTATCCGTGCATGCTGCATGAAACGCCTGTACGCTTTGGAAGAAAGCACTCACAGAGCATCATGGGATACCAAATGGCTTTAGCTTATACGGGAACGACATTGATTCCTCCACTTTTCGGATTAATTGCAACCAACTCAACAGTAGGGATCTTTCCAATTTATGTGGTTGGTTGTGCAGCGGCGATGTTCCTATTTTCAGAGCAGTTGAATGTTTTTCTGAGGAAGAAATCTACTTCTGAAGGGAAAAGCACGGGGGCTATAGAACTATAA